The Afipia massiliensis genome has a segment encoding these proteins:
- a CDS encoding carboxymuconolactone decarboxylase family protein: MDDDQRRDQGTAQRRKVLGNAWVDKSAAGRNSFNADFLDLITRYAWGEIWTRPHFDERTRRVLVIGTMVALGQWDEFRLHVRAALSEGGFTPDDIKEILLQQAIYCGVPAANHAVKEAASVVQELGLLDK; the protein is encoded by the coding sequence ATGGACGACGATCAACGCCGCGATCAGGGAACGGCCCAGCGACGCAAGGTGCTCGGCAACGCATGGGTCGACAAATCCGCGGCGGGCAGGAATTCATTCAACGCCGACTTCCTCGATCTCATCACGCGCTATGCTTGGGGCGAGATCTGGACGCGTCCGCATTTCGACGAGCGGACGCGCCGTGTCCTTGTGATCGGCACCATGGTGGCGCTTGGGCAATGGGACGAATTTCGCCTGCATGTCCGCGCGGCGTTAAGCGAAGGCGGATTCACGCCGGACGACATCAAGGAAATCCTGTTGCAGCAGGCGATCTATTGCGGTGTCCCCGCGGCTAACCATGCGGTCAAGGAAGCCGCCAGCGTGGTTCAGGAATTGGGGTTACTCGACAAGTAG